In Rhodobacter xanthinilyticus, a single window of DNA contains:
- a CDS encoding HugZ family pyridoxamine 5'-phosphate oxidase has product MTTDPIRETDDEARALARRLIEEARFGALAVLDPQTGFPAVSRVAVGPGPEGGLFTLISGLSAHSRALGQDPRAGLLLGEPGKGDPLAHPRLSLQLRAHPLPDTDPRRAALRARWLADHPKAQIYIDLPDFFFVEFEILAGALNGGFARAYRLTADDLT; this is encoded by the coding sequence ATGACGACCGATCCGATCCGCGAGACCGATGACGAGGCGCGCGCGCTTGCCCGCCGGCTGATCGAGGAGGCGCGCTTTGGCGCGCTGGCCGTGCTCGACCCGCAAACCGGCTTCCCCGCGGTGAGCCGCGTGGCGGTGGGCCCGGGCCCCGAGGGCGGGCTCTTCACGCTGATCTCGGGGCTCTCGGCGCATAGCCGCGCGCTCGGGCAAGATCCGCGCGCGGGGCTCTTGCTCGGCGAGCCCGGCAAGGGCGACCCGCTCGCCCATCCGCGGCTGAGCCTGCAGCTGCGCGCCCATCCCCTGCCCGATACCGACCCGCGCCGCGCCGCGCTGCGCGCACGCTGGCTCGCCGATCACCCCAAGGCGCAGATCTATATCGACCTGCCCGATTTCTTCTTCGTGGAATTCGAGATCCTCGCGGGCGCGCTCAACGGCGGCTTTGCCCGCGCCTATCGGCTCACCGCCGATGATCTGACATGA
- a CDS encoding glycosyl hydrolase family 28-related protein, which produces MNIAITDGLVLTPPAFELGLDVWSSEDGTAGSATYDGAANAAIVAADQDFGSCLELTKTAATQKLRYMGQTPILPGVYLRVSARIKAVSGNLPAVRVAGYAMSASGHVAGLVEVGTSTALDSYGEVITVSAIIGTGNRGGVNMVWGTTPIYGHFGLDLTGQNGGVVRIDDLQIDDVTEAFLREMMDWVDVRDFGAKGDGVTDDRAAFAAADAAAAGRGIHVPEGSYYIGSTLSIDAPIRFTGTLVMPTAARLSLMSSYDFPTYAEAFGDEQLGLEKALQALFAYTDHNTLDLKGRRVEITRPVDIKAIAPDITSFSNRRVLRNGQFNVIDGTAWDTVTVTSQATYSTANDTTLTGVVNIANIPVGARVSGTGVGREVYVRAVNVGAGTLTLSMPLYGGSGTRVLTFTRYKYVLDFSGLAKLDRFNIDDVEILCNGEASAILLAPSGQMFCVRDSYINAPKDRGISSIGTGCQDILIDRCQFLSNESQVPAQDRVSIAFNVNANDAKIRDSRFVRFGTTMVLHGTGHLIVGNHWFQGDEEEPGVRVAGLVFTQTNVQSAVTGNYIDNSVIEWTNEHDATPDYNSEFSFGGLTVTGNTFVAMNAANWFTWFSLKPYGDGHFIQGLNISCNVFRAINGTLDRFEKVDTTFADLDRTRFRNILIEGNAFNGVTQFVCNPVFVQVDQATAQTTWTVQPGPYLPFGGYARNVESLVAEGKITNASNARVSTMPYIEVEQGTSQQNVTVNWAEAAKGRVHMRIRCDNPN; this is translated from the coding sequence ATGAACATTGCGATTACCGATGGGCTGGTGCTGACCCCGCCCGCCTTCGAACTGGGGCTCGACGTCTGGTCGAGCGAGGACGGCACGGCAGGTTCGGCGACCTATGACGGCGCGGCCAATGCCGCGATCGTCGCGGCCGATCAGGATTTCGGATCGTGTCTCGAGCTGACCAAGACGGCGGCCACGCAAAAGCTGCGCTACATGGGCCAGACGCCGATCCTGCCGGGGGTTTACCTGCGGGTGAGCGCGCGGATCAAGGCGGTGAGTGGCAACCTGCCGGCGGTGCGCGTCGCGGGCTATGCGATGTCGGCCTCGGGGCATGTGGCGGGGCTGGTCGAGGTCGGCACCTCGACCGCGCTCGACAGCTATGGCGAGGTGATCACCGTCAGCGCGATCATCGGCACCGGCAACCGCGGCGGCGTCAACATGGTCTGGGGCACGACCCCGATCTACGGCCATTTCGGGCTCGATCTGACCGGGCAGAACGGCGGCGTGGTGCGCATCGACGATCTCCAGATCGACGATGTGACCGAGGCCTTCCTGCGCGAGATGATGGATTGGGTCGATGTGCGCGATTTCGGCGCCAAGGGGGACGGCGTCACCGACGACCGGGCGGCCTTTGCGGCGGCGGATGCGGCGGCGGCGGGTCGGGGCATCCATGTGCCCGAGGGAAGCTATTACATCGGCTCGACGCTGTCGATCGACGCGCCGATCCGGTTCACCGGCACGCTGGTGATGCCTACCGCGGCGCGGCTCTCGCTGATGTCGAGCTATGATTTCCCGACCTATGCGGAGGCGTTCGGCGACGAGCAGCTGGGGCTCGAGAAGGCTCTGCAGGCGCTTTTCGCCTATACCGACCACAACACGCTCGACCTCAAGGGGCGGCGCGTCGAGATCACCCGGCCGGTCGATATCAAGGCGATCGCGCCCGATATCACCTCGTTCTCGAACCGCCGGGTCTTGCGCAACGGCCAGTTCAACGTGATCGACGGCACCGCCTGGGATACCGTCACGGTGACCTCGCAGGCGACCTATTCGACCGCGAATGACACCACGCTGACCGGCGTCGTCAATATCGCCAATATCCCGGTCGGCGCGCGGGTCTCGGGGACCGGGGTCGGGCGCGAGGTCTATGTGCGCGCGGTCAATGTCGGCGCGGGGACGCTGACGCTCTCGATGCCGCTCTATGGCGGCTCGGGCACGCGGGTTCTCACCTTCACGCGCTACAAATATGTGCTGGATTTCTCGGGGCTTGCCAAGCTCGACCGGTTCAACATCGACGATGTCGAGATCCTGTGCAACGGCGAGGCGAGCGCGATCTTGCTGGCGCCGTCGGGGCAGATGTTCTGCGTGCGCGACAGCTATATCAACGCGCCGAAGGATCGCGGGATCAGCTCGATCGGCACCGGCTGTCAGGATATCCTGATCGACCGCTGCCAGTTCCTGTCGAACGAGAGCCAGGTGCCGGCGCAGGACCGCGTCTCGATCGCCTTCAACGTCAACGCCAATGACGCCAAGATCCGCGACAGCCGGTTCGTGCGCTTTGGCACCACCATGGTGCTGCATGGCACCGGGCATCTGATCGTCGGCAACCACTGGTTCCAGGGCGACGAGGAGGAACCCGGCGTGCGCGTGGCGGGGCTGGTCTTCACCCAGACCAACGTGCAATCGGCGGTGACGGGCAATTACATCGACAACTCGGTCATCGAATGGACCAACGAGCACGATGCGACGCCCGATTACAATTCGGAGTTCTCGTTCGGCGGGCTGACCGTCACCGGCAACACCTTCGTGGCGATGAATGCGGCCAACTGGTTCACCTGGTTCTCGCTCAAACCCTATGGCGACGGGCATTTCATCCAGGGGCTCAACATCTCCTGCAACGTGTTCCGCGCGATCAACGGCACGCTCGACCGGTTCGAGAAGGTCGACACGACCTTCGCCGATCTCGACCGCACGCGGTTCCGCAATATCCTGATCGAGGGCAATGCCTTCAACGGGGTGACGCAGTTCGTCTGCAACCCGGTGTTCGTGCAGGTCGATCAGGCGACCGCGCAGACGACCTGGACGGTGCAGCCGGGGCCCTATCTGCCGTTTGGCGGCTATGCGCGCAATGTCGAGAGCCTGGTGGCCGAGGGCAAGATCACCAATGCCTCGAACGCGCGGGTGAGCACGATGCCCTATATCGAGGTCGAACAGGGCACGAGCCAGCAAAACGTCACCGTCAACTGGGCCGAGGCGGCCAAGGGGCGGGTTCACATGCGCATCCGCTGCGATAACCCGAACTGA
- a CDS encoding CHAD domain-containing protein, translating into MSYSLAPEDDTATDTLRRIARAELGALHAAAEAGAAGAPDPQAAALLVHDLRKGIKRMRGLLRLVRPGFAPFAEENAALGAAALGISALRDAEVQRQVLIELGADESDPEGAATARRVLAALPDHHAAVAPAALTAFAEATAEIRKRARHWSLAHKGWSAFAPGLATSYAQCQARMFAARAAGTDEACHAWRSRAKHHWYHARLLAPIWPEMLAPRIEATDRLGETLGDHHDLAMLAEALEAGLGAAAEVDLAPLTRLLRARQAREETEAFRLGARLFAEEPEALTRRWGHWFRLWRAAR; encoded by the coding sequence ATGTCCTATTCGCTCGCCCCCGAGGATGACACCGCGACCGACACCCTGCGCCGCATCGCGCGCGCGGAGCTCGGCGCGCTGCACGCCGCCGCCGAGGCCGGCGCCGCAGGCGCGCCCGATCCGCAGGCCGCGGCGCTCCTCGTCCATGACCTGCGCAAGGGCATCAAGCGGATGCGCGGCCTGCTGCGTCTCGTGCGCCCGGGCTTTGCCCCCTTCGCCGAGGAAAACGCGGCCCTCGGCGCCGCCGCGCTCGGCATCTCGGCGCTGCGCGATGCCGAGGTGCAACGTCAGGTGCTGATCGAACTGGGCGCCGACGAGAGCGACCCCGAAGGCGCCGCCACCGCGCGCCGCGTGCTCGCCGCCCTGCCCGACCACCACGCCGCCGTCGCCCCCGCCGCGCTCACCGCCTTTGCCGAAGCCACCGCCGAGATCCGCAAACGCGCGCGCCACTGGTCGCTTGCGCACAAGGGCTGGTCCGCCTTCGCCCCGGGCCTCGCGACGAGCTACGCCCAGTGCCAGGCGCGCATGTTCGCCGCCCGCGCCGCCGGCACCGACGAAGCCTGCCACGCCTGGCGCTCGCGCGCGAAACATCACTGGTATCATGCCCGCCTGCTGGCGCCGATCTGGCCCGAGATGCTCGCCCCCCGGATCGAGGCGACCGACCGGCTGGGCGAGACCTTGGGCGATCACCATGATCTCGCCATGCTCGCCGAGGCGCTCGAGGCCGGCCTCGGCGCCGCGGCCGAGGTCGATCTCGCCCCCCTCACCCGGCTCCTGCGCGCCCGTCAGGCCCGCGAGGAGACCGAAGCCTTCCGCCTCGGCGCGCGCCTCTTCGCCGAGGAACCCGAGGCGCTCACCCGCCGCTGGGGGCATTGGTTCCGCCTCTGGCGCGCCGCGCGCTAA